One Streptomyces drozdowiczii DNA segment encodes these proteins:
- the nirD gene encoding nitrite reductase small subunit NirD — MTTQTLDTAQDTRTVRIAAGDGWLTVCDRSLLTPGRGVAALLPDGRQVALFLDRAGRTYAIDNRDPFTGAYVLSRGLVGSDGGQPFVASPLLKQRFDLATGACLDDDEVSVPVFEVRAD, encoded by the coding sequence ATGACCACGCAGACGCTGGACACCGCGCAGGACACCCGGACCGTCCGGATCGCCGCCGGGGACGGCTGGCTCACGGTGTGCGACCGCTCGCTGCTGACCCCGGGGCGCGGGGTCGCCGCCCTCCTCCCGGACGGCCGGCAGGTCGCGCTCTTCCTGGACCGGGCGGGGCGCACGTACGCCATCGACAACCGCGACCCGTTCACCGGGGCCTATGTCCTCTCGCGCGGCCTGGTCGGCTCGGACGGCGGGCAGCCCTTCGTGGCCTCGCCCCTGCTCAAGCAGCGCTTCGACCTGGCGACGGGCGCCTGCCTGGACGACGACGAGGTCTCCGTACCGGTCTTCGAGGTACGCGCGGACTGA
- a CDS encoding class F sortase, which translates to MSQKAKGWLLVVVALAGVWLIQNGAGTRLTPPGPAAAQAFAAGPALLPGSPVAEPLRPSAPVRIRIPAIRVDAPMMRLGLGADGSLDVPPAGNTDIVGWYKDGTPPGAKGTAIVAGHVDNAEGPSVFYDLGSLKKGSTVEVDRQDGRTAVFTLDAIEVYENDDFPDQRVYGASAHASLRLITCGGGYSEATGYRGNVVAYAHLTSVR; encoded by the coding sequence GTGTCCCAGAAGGCCAAGGGCTGGCTGCTCGTCGTGGTGGCGCTGGCCGGTGTCTGGCTGATCCAGAACGGCGCGGGCACCCGGCTCACCCCGCCGGGCCCGGCCGCGGCCCAGGCGTTCGCCGCCGGGCCCGCCCTGCTGCCCGGCTCCCCGGTCGCCGAGCCGCTGCGCCCCTCCGCGCCCGTACGCATCCGGATTCCCGCCATCCGGGTCGACGCGCCGATGATGCGGCTCGGGCTCGGGGCGGACGGCAGCCTGGACGTGCCGCCGGCCGGGAACACGGACATCGTCGGCTGGTACAAGGACGGCACGCCGCCGGGCGCCAAGGGCACCGCGATCGTCGCCGGCCATGTCGACAACGCGGAGGGCCCGTCGGTCTTCTACGACCTGGGCTCACTGAAGAAGGGCAGCACCGTCGAGGTGGACCGGCAGGACGGCCGTACCGCCGTCTTCACGCTCGACGCGATCGAGGTGTACGAGAACGACGACTTCCCCGACCAGCGGGTCTACGGCGCCTCCGCGCACGCCTCGCTGCGGCTGATCACCTGCGGCGGCGGATACTCCGAGGCGACCGGCTACCGGGGGAACGTGGTGGCGTACGCCCACCTCACGAGCGTCCGCTGA
- the ppdK gene encoding pyruvate, phosphate dikinase, giving the protein MSENKDVQKFVYDFTEGNKDLKDLLGGKGANLAEMTNLGLPVPPGFTITTEACKVYLDSGEEPAALRDEVSAHLDALETRMGKKLGQADDPLLVSVRSGAKFSMPGMMDTVLNIGLSDASVVGLAAQAGDERFAWDSYRRLIQMFGKTVLGVDGDLFEEALEAAKEAKGVKVDVDLDAGDLKKLVEEFKKIVARDAGRDFPQDAREQMDLAIKAVFDSWNTDRAKLYRRQERIPGDLGTAVNVCSMVFGNLGPDSGTGVAFTRDPASGHQGVYGDYLQNAQGEDVVAGIRNTVPLAELESIDKQSYDQLLTIMETLETHYKDLCDIEFTIERGHLWMLQTRVGKRTAGAAFRIATQLVDQGLIDEAEALQRVTGAQLAQLMFPRFDDTAKTQRLGRGIAASPGAAVGKAVFDSYTAVKWSRSGEKVILIRRETNPDDLDGMIAAEGILTSRGGKTSHAAVVARGMGKTCVCGAEEIEVDTKRRRLTVGDTVVEEGDIVSVDGSTGKVYLGEVPVVPSPVVEYFEGRMHAGADDADELVAAVHRIMAYADRVRRLRVRANADSAEDALRARRFGAQGIGLCRTEHMFLGERREMVEKLILADTDQERETALEQLLPLQKADFIELFEAMDGLPVTVRLLDPPLHEFLPDITELSVRVALAEARKDANENDLRLLQAVHKLHEQNPMLGLRGVRLGLVIPGLFAMQVRAIAEAAAARKNAKGDPRAEIMIPLVGTVQELEIVREEADRVIAEVQAATGTDLKLKIGTMIELPRAALTAGQIAEAAEFFSFGTNDLTQTVWGFSRDDVEASFFTAYLEKGIFGVSPFETIDKDGVGSLVKNAVAAGRATRPDLKLGICGEHGGDPESVHFFHEAGLDYVSCSPFRIPVARLEAGRAAAGARASDSR; this is encoded by the coding sequence GTGTCGGAAAACAAAGATGTGCAGAAGTTCGTCTACGACTTCACCGAAGGCAACAAGGATCTGAAGGATCTCCTCGGCGGGAAGGGGGCCAACCTCGCCGAGATGACCAACCTCGGGCTCCCCGTCCCGCCCGGTTTCACCATCACCACCGAGGCGTGCAAGGTCTACCTGGACAGCGGTGAGGAGCCGGCCGCCCTCCGCGACGAGGTGAGTGCGCACCTCGACGCCCTGGAGACGCGGATGGGCAAGAAGCTCGGCCAGGCCGACGACCCGCTGCTGGTCTCCGTGCGCTCCGGCGCCAAGTTCTCGATGCCCGGGATGATGGACACCGTCCTCAACATCGGCCTCTCCGACGCCTCCGTGGTGGGCCTCGCCGCCCAGGCCGGCGACGAGCGGTTCGCGTGGGACTCCTACCGCCGGCTGATCCAGATGTTCGGCAAGACCGTGCTCGGGGTGGACGGCGACCTCTTCGAGGAGGCGCTGGAGGCCGCGAAGGAGGCCAAGGGCGTCAAGGTCGACGTGGACCTCGACGCGGGCGACCTGAAGAAGCTGGTCGAGGAGTTCAAGAAGATCGTCGCGCGGGACGCCGGCCGCGACTTCCCGCAGGACGCGCGCGAGCAGATGGACCTGGCCATAAAGGCGGTCTTCGACTCGTGGAACACCGACCGCGCCAAGCTCTACCGCCGCCAGGAGCGCATCCCCGGCGACCTCGGCACCGCCGTCAACGTCTGCTCCATGGTCTTCGGCAACCTCGGCCCCGACTCCGGTACGGGCGTCGCCTTCACGCGCGACCCGGCCAGCGGCCACCAGGGCGTCTACGGCGACTACCTCCAGAACGCGCAGGGCGAGGACGTCGTCGCGGGCATCCGCAACACCGTGCCGCTCGCCGAGCTGGAGTCGATCGACAAGCAGTCGTACGACCAGCTGCTGACGATCATGGAGACGCTGGAGACCCACTACAAGGACCTCTGCGACATCGAGTTCACCATCGAGCGCGGCCACCTGTGGATGCTCCAGACCCGGGTCGGCAAGCGCACCGCCGGTGCCGCCTTCCGCATCGCGACCCAGCTGGTGGACCAGGGGCTCATCGACGAGGCCGAGGCCCTTCAGCGGGTCACCGGCGCCCAGCTCGCCCAGCTGATGTTCCCGCGCTTCGACGACACCGCGAAGACCCAGCGGCTCGGCCGGGGCATCGCCGCCTCGCCCGGCGCGGCGGTCGGCAAGGCGGTCTTCGACTCGTACACCGCCGTCAAGTGGTCCCGGTCCGGCGAGAAGGTCATCCTGATCCGCCGCGAGACCAACCCGGACGACCTGGACGGCATGATCGCCGCCGAGGGCATCCTCACCTCGCGCGGCGGGAAGACCTCGCACGCCGCCGTCGTCGCCCGGGGCATGGGCAAGACCTGTGTCTGCGGCGCCGAGGAGATCGAGGTGGACACCAAGCGCCGCCGCCTGACGGTCGGCGACACCGTCGTGGAGGAGGGCGACATCGTCTCCGTCGACGGCTCCACCGGCAAGGTGTACCTCGGTGAGGTGCCCGTCGTGCCGTCCCCCGTGGTCGAGTACTTCGAGGGCCGGATGCACGCGGGCGCCGACGACGCCGACGAGCTGGTCGCCGCCGTGCACCGGATCATGGCGTACGCGGACCGGGTGCGCCGGCTGCGGGTGCGGGCCAACGCGGACAGCGCGGAGGACGCCCTGCGCGCCCGCCGCTTCGGCGCCCAGGGCATCGGCCTCTGCCGCACCGAGCACATGTTCCTCGGCGAGCGCCGCGAGATGGTCGAGAAGCTGATCCTGGCCGACACCGACCAGGAGCGCGAGACCGCCCTGGAGCAGCTGCTGCCGCTCCAGAAGGCGGACTTCATCGAGCTGTTCGAGGCGATGGACGGACTGCCGGTCACCGTGCGGCTGCTGGACCCGCCGCTGCACGAGTTCCTGCCGGACATCACCGAGCTCTCGGTACGCGTGGCCCTCGCCGAGGCCCGCAAGGACGCCAACGAGAACGACCTGCGCCTCCTCCAGGCCGTGCACAAGCTGCACGAGCAGAACCCGATGCTGGGGCTGCGCGGGGTGCGCCTGGGCCTGGTCATCCCCGGTCTGTTCGCCATGCAGGTGCGGGCCATCGCGGAGGCGGCCGCCGCCCGCAAGAACGCCAAGGGCGACCCGCGCGCCGAGATCATGATCCCGCTCGTCGGCACGGTCCAGGAGCTGGAGATCGTCCGCGAGGAGGCGGACCGGGTCATCGCCGAGGTCCAGGCCGCCACCGGCACCGACCTCAAGCTGAAGATCGGCACCATGATCGAGCTGCCGCGCGCCGCGCTGACCGCCGGGCAGATCGCGGAGGCGGCGGAGTTCTTCTCCTTCGGCACCAACGACCTGACCCAGACGGTGTGGGGCTTCTCCCGCGACGACGTGGAGGCGTCCTTCTTCACCGCGTACCTGGAGAAGGGCATCTTCGGGGTGTCGCCCTTCGAGACGATCGACAAGGACGGCGTCGGCTCGCTGGTCAAGAACGCGGTCGCGGCCGGCCGGGCCACCCGCCCCGACCTGAAGCTGGGCATCTGCGGGGAGCACGGCGGCGACCCCGAGTCGGTGCACTTCTTCCACGAGGCCGGTCTCGACTACGTCTCCTGCTCGCCGTTCCGCATTCCGGTGGCGCGTCTGGAGGCGGGCCGGGCGGCGGCCGGGGCGCGGGCCAGCGACAGCCGCTGA
- a CDS encoding sulfite exporter TauE/SafE family protein: MPDITLTTLVVLCLAAGAAGWVDAVVGGGGLLLLPALLLGLPHLPAAQILGTNKAVAIVGTSGAAVTYARKAPVKVGTAVRIGLAALAGSMTGAFFAAGISSEVLRPVIMVVLLAVAAFVMLRPQFGRAAGDGVPPQVTRARRITAIVLVGGGIGLYDGLFGPGTGTFLVLALTAVLHLDLVTASATAKIVNVCTNAGALAMFAYQGNVLWQLAALMAVFNLAGGLLGARMALRKGSEFVRGVLLVVVFSLVAKLGFDQWQS, translated from the coding sequence ATGCCGGACATCACCCTGACCACCCTTGTCGTGCTGTGCCTCGCCGCCGGGGCGGCGGGCTGGGTCGACGCGGTGGTCGGGGGCGGCGGACTGCTCCTGCTGCCCGCGCTGCTGCTCGGTCTGCCGCACCTGCCGGCCGCGCAGATCCTCGGCACCAACAAGGCGGTCGCCATCGTCGGCACCTCGGGCGCGGCCGTCACCTACGCCCGCAAGGCGCCGGTGAAGGTGGGCACGGCGGTCCGGATCGGGCTGGCGGCCCTGGCCGGTTCGATGACCGGCGCGTTCTTCGCCGCCGGGATCAGCAGCGAGGTGCTGCGGCCGGTGATCATGGTGGTGCTGCTGGCGGTCGCCGCGTTCGTGATGCTGCGGCCCCAGTTCGGCCGGGCCGCCGGGGACGGCGTCCCGCCCCAGGTCACCCGGGCCCGCAGGATCACCGCGATCGTCCTGGTGGGCGGCGGGATCGGCCTGTACGACGGGCTGTTCGGACCCGGTACGGGCACCTTCCTGGTGCTCGCCCTGACCGCCGTGCTCCACCTCGACCTGGTGACCGCGTCGGCCACCGCGAAGATCGTCAACGTCTGCACCAACGCCGGGGCGCTCGCCATGTTCGCCTACCAGGGCAACGTGCTGTGGCAGCTGGCGGCGCTGATGGCGGTGTTCAACCTGGCGGGCGGGCTGCTGGGCGCGCGGATGGCGCTGCGCAAGGGCAGCGAGTTCGTGCGCGGGGTGCTGCTGGTGGTGGTGTTCTCGCTGGTGGCGAAGCTCGGGTTCGACCAGTGGCAGAGCTGA
- a CDS encoding ArsR/SmtB family transcription factor: protein MLRIHVSGWDLSRVRMASGPDALWETILSFHRLRDRRASAVFGKWRTETRPRLSGEVRLLSAVVPQRGYFPDFLTPSQESAEPLGPDAGMEAVRATPPERLRAEIALLGDPGARHAARLDPLREGGAEPLARLVAALRDYHRAAVEPYWPHIRSAVEADRAIRGRALLDGGTDELLASLPPVIRWRAPVLEADYPVDRDLHLDGRGLLLQPSYFCRGTPVVLRDPLLPPVLVYPVAHRAAPAFADPGPSLGRLLGQTRSTVLRAIGDGCTTSELARRAGVSLASASQHACVLREAGLVHTLRHGSSVQHTLTPLGGSLLRGGAPVAVS from the coding sequence GTGCTGCGTATCCATGTCTCCGGATGGGACCTTTCCAGGGTGCGGATGGCCTCCGGGCCGGACGCGCTGTGGGAGACCATTCTCAGCTTTCACCGGCTGAGGGACCGGAGGGCTTCCGCGGTCTTCGGGAAATGGCGCACCGAAACCCGCCCACGGTTGAGCGGTGAAGTACGCCTGCTGTCCGCGGTGGTCCCGCAGCGCGGATATTTCCCCGACTTCCTGACGCCTTCTCAGGAAAGCGCCGAACCGCTCGGACCCGACGCCGGAATGGAAGCCGTGCGCGCCACTCCGCCCGAGCGCCTGCGCGCCGAGATCGCCCTCCTCGGGGACCCCGGCGCGAGGCACGCCGCCCGCCTCGACCCCCTGCGCGAGGGCGGCGCCGAGCCCCTGGCCCGTCTCGTCGCCGCCTTACGGGACTACCACCGCGCCGCCGTCGAGCCGTACTGGCCGCACATCCGCTCCGCCGTCGAGGCCGACCGGGCGATCCGGGGCCGCGCCCTCCTGGACGGCGGCACCGACGAACTGCTCGCCTCGCTGCCCCCGGTCATCCGCTGGCGGGCGCCCGTCCTGGAGGCGGACTACCCCGTGGACCGCGACCTCCACCTGGACGGGCGCGGACTGCTCCTCCAGCCGTCCTACTTCTGCCGGGGGACCCCCGTCGTCCTGCGCGACCCCCTGCTCCCGCCCGTCCTGGTCTACCCGGTCGCCCATCGCGCGGCGCCCGCCTTCGCCGACCCGGGCCCCTCGCTCGGCCGGCTCCTCGGGCAGACCCGCTCCACGGTCCTGCGGGCCATCGGCGACGGCTGCACCACCAGCGAACTGGCCCGGCGCGCCGGGGTCTCCCTCGCCTCGGCCAGCCAGCACGCCTGCGTCCTGCGGGAGGCGGGGCTCGTCCACACCCTGCGGCACGGCAGCTCCGTCCAGCACACCCTGACGCCGCTGGGCGGCTCGCTGCTGAGGGGCGGGGCGCCGGTCGCGGTCTCGTGA
- the nirB gene encoding nitrite reductase large subunit NirB, whose protein sequence is MPVSTPPTAPTSGPAAAPTLVVVGHGMVGQRFLEALAERGLTGTAGTARVVVLCEEPRAAYDRVQLTSYFAGKTPDDLSLVEDGFMERHGFDLRLGDPAVAVDRSARTVTARSGEVFAYDTLVLATGSYPFVPPVPGKDSTGCFVYRTIEDLLAIEEYAKNATTGAVVGGGLLGLEAAGALKGLGLETHVVEFAPRLMPVQVDEGGGAALLRTIEDLGLTVHTGVGTQEVTAGEDGTVTGMALSDGSALATDLVVFSAGVRPRDQLARECGLAVGERGGIVVDEECRTSDPAVFAIGECALASDGRVYGLVAPGYEMALTAAEVIAGRAAAFTGADLSTKLKLLGVDVASFGDAHGTAEGCLDVVYADARSGVYKKLVMAADGTLLGGVLVGDADQYGTLRPMTGSVLPVAPEQLVLPAGAGGPVALGPSALPDEAVICSCHNVTKGAIREHTTLPEVKKCTKAGTGCGSCVKVIGQLLPQSADAGLCGCFAYTRSELYEIVRTLRITSYADLLDSHGREEARGGDGCEVCKPTVGSVIASLAPTVGASGYVLDGEQAALQDTNDHFLANLQRNGSYSIVPRIPGGEITPEKLIVIGEVARDFGLYTKITGGQRIDLFGARVDQLPLIWTRLVDAGFESGHAYGKSLRTVKSCVGQTWCRYGVQDSVKMAIDLELRYRGLRAPHKLKSAVSGCARECAEARGKDFGIIATAGGWNLYVGGNGGATPRHADLLAQDLSDAELVRLIDRFLMFYIRTADRLERTSAWLERIEGGLEHVRDVVVHDRLGLCEELERLMADHVRGYRDEWAETINDPERLRRFVTFVNAPDAPDPSVKFVPERDQVKPDLDILAGPVLAIRTLEGTAS, encoded by the coding sequence ATGCCGGTGTCCACTCCCCCGACCGCCCCCACCTCAGGCCCTGCCGCCGCGCCGACGCTCGTGGTCGTCGGGCACGGGATGGTCGGCCAGCGCTTCCTGGAGGCCCTGGCCGAGCGCGGTCTCACCGGCACCGCCGGGACCGCCCGGGTCGTCGTCCTGTGCGAGGAGCCCCGCGCCGCCTACGACCGGGTCCAGCTGACCTCGTACTTCGCGGGGAAGACCCCGGACGACCTGTCGCTGGTCGAGGACGGCTTCATGGAGCGGCACGGCTTCGACCTGCGGCTCGGGGACCCGGCGGTGGCCGTGGACCGCTCGGCCCGTACGGTCACCGCGCGGTCCGGCGAGGTCTTCGCGTACGACACGCTGGTCCTGGCGACCGGGTCCTACCCCTTCGTGCCGCCGGTCCCCGGCAAGGACAGCACCGGCTGCTTCGTCTACCGGACCATCGAGGACCTGCTCGCCATCGAGGAGTACGCGAAGAACGCGACGACCGGCGCGGTGGTCGGCGGCGGGCTGCTCGGTCTCGAGGCGGCCGGCGCGCTGAAGGGCCTCGGCCTGGAGACGCACGTCGTGGAGTTCGCGCCCCGGCTGATGCCCGTCCAGGTGGACGAGGGCGGGGGCGCGGCGCTGCTGCGCACCATCGAGGACCTGGGCCTGACCGTGCACACCGGGGTCGGCACGCAGGAGGTGACCGCGGGCGAGGACGGCACGGTGACCGGGATGGCGCTCTCCGACGGGTCCGCGCTGGCCACGGACCTGGTGGTGTTCTCGGCCGGGGTCCGCCCGCGCGACCAGCTGGCCCGGGAGTGCGGGCTCGCGGTCGGGGAGCGCGGCGGGATCGTCGTGGACGAGGAGTGCCGGACCTCCGACCCGGCGGTCTTCGCGATCGGCGAGTGCGCGCTCGCCTCGGACGGCCGGGTGTACGGGCTGGTGGCGCCGGGGTACGAGATGGCGCTGACGGCCGCCGAGGTGATCGCCGGCAGGGCGGCCGCGTTCACCGGCGCGGACCTGTCGACCAAGCTGAAGCTGCTCGGCGTGGACGTGGCCTCGTTCGGCGACGCGCACGGCACCGCCGAGGGCTGCCTCGACGTGGTGTACGCGGACGCCCGCTCCGGCGTCTACAAGAAGCTGGTGATGGCGGCGGACGGCACCCTGCTGGGCGGGGTCCTCGTGGGCGACGCCGACCAGTACGGCACGCTGCGCCCCATGACCGGGAGCGTGCTGCCGGTCGCCCCGGAGCAGCTGGTGCTCCCGGCCGGGGCGGGCGGCCCGGTGGCGCTCGGCCCGTCCGCGCTGCCGGACGAGGCGGTGATCTGCTCCTGCCACAACGTCACCAAGGGCGCGATCCGCGAGCACACCACGCTGCCCGAGGTGAAGAAGTGCACCAAGGCGGGCACCGGATGCGGCAGTTGCGTGAAGGTGATCGGCCAACTGCTCCCGCAGAGCGCGGACGCGGGCCTGTGCGGCTGCTTCGCGTACACCCGCAGCGAGCTGTACGAGATCGTGCGCACCCTGCGCATCACCTCGTACGCGGATCTCCTCGACTCCCACGGGCGGGAGGAGGCCCGGGGCGGCGACGGCTGCGAGGTCTGCAAGCCGACGGTCGGCTCGGTCATCGCCTCGCTGGCGCCCACGGTCGGCGCGAGCGGTTACGTCCTGGACGGCGAGCAGGCGGCCCTCCAGGACACCAACGACCACTTCCTGGCCAACCTCCAGCGCAACGGCTCGTACTCGATCGTGCCGCGCATACCCGGCGGCGAGATCACCCCGGAGAAGCTGATCGTGATCGGCGAGGTGGCCCGCGACTTCGGGCTCTACACCAAGATCACCGGCGGTCAGCGCATCGATCTCTTCGGCGCCCGCGTCGACCAGCTCCCGCTCATCTGGACCCGGCTCGTCGACGCCGGCTTCGAGTCCGGGCACGCCTACGGGAAGTCGCTGCGCACGGTCAAGTCCTGTGTCGGGCAGACCTGGTGCCGCTACGGCGTGCAGGACTCCGTGAAAATGGCGATCGACCTGGAGCTGCGCTACCGGGGGCTGCGCGCCCCGCACAAGCTGAAGTCGGCGGTCTCGGGGTGCGCGCGGGAGTGCGCGGAGGCCCGGGGCAAGGACTTCGGGATCATCGCCACGGCGGGCGGCTGGAACCTCTACGTGGGCGGCAACGGCGGCGCCACCCCGCGCCACGCGGACCTGCTCGCCCAGGACCTGTCCGACGCCGAACTGGTCCGGCTGATCGACCGCTTCCTGATGTTCTACATCCGCACCGCGGACCGGCTGGAGCGCACCTCGGCCTGGCTGGAGCGCATCGAGGGCGGCCTGGAGCACGTCCGGGACGTCGTCGTCCACGACAGGCTGGGGCTCTGCGAGGAGCTGGAGCGGCTGATGGCCGACCACGTCCGCGGCTACCGCGACGAGTGGGCCGAGACCATCAACGACCCCGAGCGGCTGCGCCGGTTCGTCACCTTCGTCAACGCGCCCGACGCGCCCGACCCGTCCGTCAAGTTCGTCCCGGAACGCGACCAGGTCAAGCCGGACCTGGACATCCTCGCGGGCCCGGTTCTCGCCATCCGCACTCTTGAGGGGACCGCCTCCTGA
- a CDS encoding oxidoreductase → MTQGWSARDIPDQSGRTAVVTGANSGIGLITARELARCGARVLLACRDERRGEEAAARIRYAVRGADVEFAPLDLADLSSVRAFAKGLRADRIDLLVNNAGVMALPYGRTADGFETQFGVNHLGHFALTGLLLPKLTATGGARVVTVSSALHALGNIDMGDLNSERNYRRWTAYGRSKTANLLFVHELARRLAAAGSGLVAAAAHPGLAATNLHTAGARLEGRRVVERVMDLTNLLAQPASAGALPTLYAATAPGVRPDSFTGPRLGWRGAPGPSWRAGWTRDDVAGERLWVASEQLTGVTYPGL, encoded by the coding sequence ATGACCCAGGGCTGGAGCGCGCGCGACATACCCGACCAGAGCGGCCGCACGGCCGTGGTGACGGGGGCCAACAGCGGGATCGGGCTCATCACCGCCCGCGAGCTGGCCCGTTGCGGGGCCAGGGTGCTCCTCGCCTGCCGCGACGAGCGGCGCGGCGAGGAGGCGGCGGCCCGCATCCGGTACGCGGTGCGCGGCGCGGATGTGGAGTTCGCCCCGCTCGATCTGGCCGATCTGTCCTCGGTGCGCGCGTTCGCCAAGGGCCTCCGGGCGGACCGGATCGACCTGCTGGTCAACAACGCCGGGGTGATGGCCCTGCCGTACGGGCGGACCGCCGACGGCTTCGAGACCCAGTTCGGCGTCAACCACCTCGGGCACTTCGCGCTCACCGGGCTGCTGCTGCCGAAGCTGACGGCCACCGGGGGCGCCCGGGTGGTGACCGTCTCCAGCGCGCTGCACGCCCTGGGCAACATCGACATGGGCGACCTCAACAGCGAGCGGAACTACCGCCGCTGGACCGCCTACGGCCGCTCGAAGACCGCGAACCTGCTCTTCGTGCACGAGCTGGCCCGGCGGCTCGCGGCGGCCGGCAGCGGACTGGTCGCCGCCGCCGCGCACCCCGGCCTGGCCGCCACCAACCTCCACACGGCGGGGGCCCGGCTGGAGGGGCGCAGGGTGGTGGAGCGGGTCATGGACCTCACCAACCTCCTCGCCCAGCCCGCCTCGGCCGGGGCCCTGCCCACGCTGTACGCGGCCACCGCGCCGGGCGTGCGCCCCGACTCGTTCACCGGCCCGCGGCTGGGGTGGCGCGGCGCGCCCGGACCGTCCTGGCGGGCGGGCTGGACGCGCGACGACGTGGCGGGCGAGCGGCTGTGGGTGGCCTCGGAGCAGCTGACCGGCGTGACGTACCCGGGGCTGTAG
- a CDS encoding VOC family protein, with product MPQMIFVNLPVKDLETSKDFFAKLGYSFNPQFSDERTACLVISDTIFAMLLQEERFKDFTKKDIADAASSTEVILALSADSREKVDELADAALANGGSPANETQDLGFMYGRSFQDPDHHMWEVIWMDPSAVEG from the coding sequence ATGCCCCAGATGATCTTCGTGAACCTGCCGGTCAAGGACCTGGAGACGTCGAAGGACTTCTTCGCGAAGCTGGGCTACTCCTTCAACCCGCAGTTCAGCGACGAGCGCACCGCCTGCCTCGTCATCAGCGACACGATCTTCGCCATGCTCCTCCAGGAGGAGCGCTTCAAGGACTTCACCAAGAAGGACATCGCGGACGCCGCCTCGTCCACCGAGGTGATCCTCGCGCTCAGCGCCGACAGCCGCGAGAAGGTGGACGAGCTGGCCGACGCCGCCCTCGCCAACGGCGGATCGCCCGCCAACGAGACGCAGGACCTCGGCTTCATGTACGGCCGCTCCTTCCAGGACCCGGACCACCACATGTGGGAGGTCATCTGGATGGACCCGTCCGCCGTCGAGGGCTGA